One Leptospira semungkisensis DNA segment encodes these proteins:
- a CDS encoding ArnT family glycosyltransferase — MPSSNPPNDNSVSGKKGTFSEFVIQKISSLFSSGGDRLFLSLLILLNIILLLPGSGGNALLTQGDESMHIATIRESLASSSYLFPKFEGILNLYKPPALFWVGMASDALLGIGYFSERFPSFLLFCGTSVLIYIGLRRAGGSARSSFSISFAYTLTLGVFKFSRLAMMESLLAFFITAVSVSILEFRLFGNRIWLFVGGLLSGIAILIKGPVFQVYSGVILGSYSIIRVFLITERGIWTGKKRIWKELLNHIVFHSSSLIVPGIWIGVLLSYSELGKEFLKVFLFTENFGKFSAATVNQPEWIIPGGFLLYSFPFCIVLAVAFFTKLLYKARNTAELIGSSFLWTTVAIFLIHLSPNRKDFYYLLPIIPLAFLGLGLFSIRKKEYEFSRALIWNFFFSLAFSIILLLGMSFFDVIMEGSIWQEVLFFGFVFGIIWIFRRSLTREGVPSIVAANLLIGLGLLSYLQFSLLPRLSLNEVPQEGPLRLAKQVCIVSENPWTALTFKNDLPEAEIVHSVPGAERNCADGTRFLVVYQKGFIIPPGYTHAQTQEVWKRDISSMQEFLGPTKGKEQIYIFGPNRRIDSKSESR, encoded by the coding sequence ATGCCGAGTTCAAATCCTCCAAATGACAATTCTGTTTCTGGAAAAAAGGGAACCTTTTCCGAATTTGTAATCCAGAAGATTTCTTCTTTATTTAGCTCCGGAGGGGATCGCCTATTCCTTTCTTTGCTAATATTATTAAACATTATCTTACTTTTGCCAGGTTCTGGCGGAAATGCGTTGCTCACCCAAGGGGATGAGTCGATGCATATCGCTACAATAAGGGAGAGCTTAGCTTCTTCTTCCTATCTTTTCCCGAAATTTGAAGGGATCTTGAATTTATACAAACCGCCGGCATTGTTCTGGGTGGGAATGGCCTCCGATGCTTTGCTTGGGATCGGCTATTTTTCGGAAAGATTTCCGTCTTTCCTACTGTTTTGCGGAACTTCCGTTCTGATCTATATCGGTCTCAGAAGAGCTGGGGGAAGTGCGAGGAGTTCCTTCTCAATTTCCTTTGCCTACACTTTAACGTTGGGAGTCTTTAAATTCTCGCGACTTGCGATGATGGAATCCTTATTGGCGTTTTTTATCACCGCAGTTTCCGTTTCCATTTTGGAATTTAGATTATTTGGAAATCGGATTTGGCTTTTTGTCGGGGGTTTACTTTCCGGAATCGCAATTCTTATCAAGGGCCCGGTCTTCCAAGTTTATAGTGGAGTTATACTCGGCTCTTATTCAATAATTCGCGTTTTTCTAATCACCGAAAGAGGGATTTGGACTGGTAAGAAAAGAATTTGGAAGGAACTCCTCAACCATATTGTCTTCCATTCTTCTTCTTTGATTGTTCCTGGGATTTGGATCGGCGTGCTACTTTCATATTCCGAATTGGGTAAAGAATTTCTAAAGGTCTTTCTTTTTACAGAAAACTTCGGCAAATTCTCGGCGGCCACAGTAAATCAACCGGAGTGGATCATTCCAGGTGGATTCCTTCTATATAGCTTTCCATTTTGTATTGTTTTGGCAGTTGCTTTCTTTACCAAACTGTTATATAAGGCAAGAAATACTGCAGAATTGATCGGGAGTTCCTTCCTCTGGACGACTGTAGCGATCTTTCTGATCCATCTTTCTCCAAATAGAAAGGATTTTTACTACCTTCTACCAATCATCCCGCTCGCGTTCTTGGGCCTTGGTTTATTCTCTATTCGAAAAAAGGAATATGAATTCAGCCGAGCTTTAATTTGGAACTTCTTCTTTAGCTTAGCATTCTCGATCATTCTGCTTTTGGGAATGAGCTTTTTCGATGTGATCATGGAAGGATCGATCTGGCAGGAAGTTCTATTCTTTGGTTTTGTTTTTGGAATCATCTGGATTTTCAGAAGAAGCCTCACTCGTGAAGGAGTTCCTTCCATAGTGGCTGCAAATCTTCTCATTGGCTTGGGACTTCTCTCATATTTGCAATTTTCCCTTCTGCCCAGATTGAGTCTGAATGAGGTACCTCAAGAAGGACCTTTAAGACTTGCGAAACAGGTCTGTATAGTCTCTGAGAATCCTTGGACCGCATTGACTTTCAAAAACGATCTTCCCGAGGCGGAAATCGTGCACTCGGTGCCAGGTGCAGAGAGAAACTGCGCGGACGGGACCAGATTCCTGGTAGTTTATCAAAAAGGCTTCATAATTCCTCCCGGATATACTCATGCGCAGACGCAAGAAGTGTGGAAAAGGGATATATCTTCCATGCAGGAATTCCTCGGGCCTACCAAGGGTAAAGAGCAGATCTATATTTTTGGGCCGAACCGTAGAATAGATTCAAAATCGGAGAGTCGATGA
- a CDS encoding TetR/AcrR family transcriptional regulator, translating to MVRAAKKKTKKVKASKGTAAASRRDPKKRDRTATERALMRAGIQVFAEKGYDAATTKDIAKAAGANEALIMRYFGGKKGLLEAILTRTEDFDKSTSHNEDAEAKDYTHLDEALVESIFEKCSDYRHYSDFMKVAVSRIILDPDVSRIIQRKIYTKALPEMIQELERFKKAGQIDSKADLKSVAFGISSLTFALGFMAQVVYKIPESEVKATIKEMVRLLHKGLKPEVKA from the coding sequence ATGGTTCGAGCAGCTAAAAAGAAAACGAAGAAAGTAAAGGCCTCAAAAGGCACAGCCGCCGCCTCACGCCGAGACCCAAAAAAGAGAGACCGAACTGCAACCGAACGTGCTCTTATGAGAGCCGGGATCCAAGTATTTGCTGAAAAGGGATATGATGCTGCTACGACCAAGGATATCGCCAAAGCCGCTGGCGCAAATGAAGCTCTTATTATGCGATATTTCGGCGGTAAGAAAGGGCTCCTCGAAGCTATTTTAACTAGGACCGAAGACTTCGATAAATCCACTTCGCATAACGAAGACGCTGAAGCGAAGGACTACACCCACCTAGACGAGGCTTTGGTCGAATCTATCTTTGAGAAATGTTCCGACTATCGTCATTATTCCGATTTTATGAAGGTCGCAGTAAGCAGGATCATCCTGGACCCAGATGTCAGCAGGATTATCCAGAGAAAAATATACACCAAAGCTCTGCCTGAAATGATCCAGGAGCTGGAAAGATTTAAAAAGGCCGGTCAAATCGACTCGAAGGCAGATCTGAAATCCGTAGCCTTCGGGATTTCTTCTCTCACTTTTGCCTTAGGATTTATGGCCCAGGTGGTTTATAAAATTCCTGAATCAGAAGTCAAAGCTACCATCAAGGAAATGGTTCGCCTTTTGCATAAAGGCTTAAAGCCCGAAGTGAAGGCATAA
- a CDS encoding aconitate hydratase, which translates to MAFDIDMIRARYEKLGSLVKKARELVGRPLTLTEKILYSHLWEGTPTATFERGKSYVDFAPDRVAMQDATAQMALLQFMSAGRNKVAVPSTVHCDHLITAKEGSSSDLASASTENKEVYDFLSSVSNKYGIGFWKPGAGIIHQVVLENYAFPGGMMIGTDSHTVNAGGLGMVAIGVGGADACDVMAGLPWELKWPKLIGVKLTGKLNGWTSAKDVILKVAGVLTVKGGTGAIVEYFGEGATSLSCTGKGTICNMGAEIGATTSTFSYDESMERYLRSTGRADIADLANGVKEHLTADQEIYANPEKFFDQVIEINLSELEPHLNGPFTPDLATPISKMKEEAKKNGWPTKVEVGLIGSCTNSSYEDIARAASLANQAAEKSLKPKAEFTITPGSELVRFTIERDGYIKVFEKIGAKVFANACGPCIGMWSRVGADKKEKNTIVHSFNRNFQSRNDGNPNTFAFVASPELVTALAIAGDLTFDPNNDTLVNEKGEKVKLDPPNGDELPKKGFDVKDPGYQAPAADGSGIQVIVSPTSNRLQLLSPFIKWEGTDLSGLNLLIKVKGKCTTDHISMAGPWLKFRGHLDNISNNLLIGATNIFNEKINSVKNQLDGSYDEVPKVQRQYKAKGIGSIVVGDENYGEGSSREHAAMEPRFLGVRAVLVKSFARIHETNLKKQGMLALTFADKADYDKIQEDDKIDILGLTGFKEGTPLTLALHHKDGSKDEFKVNHTYNAQQIEWFKAGSALNLIGGKK; encoded by the coding sequence ATGGCATTTGATATAGATATGATTCGTGCCCGGTATGAAAAACTCGGGTCCTTGGTCAAGAAGGCAAGGGAGTTGGTCGGACGCCCCTTAACGTTGACTGAAAAGATTCTTTATTCTCATTTATGGGAAGGAACTCCTACCGCAACCTTCGAAAGGGGAAAATCCTATGTTGATTTTGCTCCCGACCGAGTTGCAATGCAAGATGCAACTGCCCAAATGGCTCTTTTGCAATTTATGTCTGCTGGTCGTAATAAGGTAGCAGTTCCTTCCACGGTTCACTGCGACCATTTGATCACAGCTAAAGAAGGTTCTTCCTCCGACCTTGCCTCGGCTTCTACCGAGAACAAAGAGGTCTATGATTTCCTTTCTTCCGTTTCAAACAAGTATGGGATCGGATTCTGGAAACCAGGTGCAGGGATCATTCACCAAGTAGTATTAGAAAATTATGCATTTCCTGGCGGAATGATGATCGGGACCGATTCTCATACGGTAAACGCCGGAGGCTTGGGAATGGTAGCAATCGGAGTCGGTGGAGCTGATGCTTGTGACGTGATGGCTGGACTTCCTTGGGAGTTGAAATGGCCAAAATTGATCGGAGTGAAACTCACCGGAAAACTGAACGGCTGGACTTCTGCGAAAGACGTTATCCTAAAAGTAGCTGGCGTTCTGACTGTAAAAGGTGGAACCGGAGCCATTGTAGAATATTTCGGAGAAGGAGCTACTTCACTTTCCTGCACTGGAAAAGGAACTATCTGTAACATGGGCGCGGAAATCGGCGCCACCACTTCTACTTTCTCTTATGATGAATCTATGGAGAGATATTTGCGCTCCACTGGCAGAGCAGATATAGCGGATCTCGCAAACGGTGTGAAGGAACACCTAACTGCTGACCAAGAAATCTATGCAAATCCTGAAAAATTCTTCGATCAAGTAATCGAGATCAATCTTTCAGAATTGGAGCCTCATTTGAACGGGCCGTTTACTCCCGATTTGGCGACTCCGATTTCTAAAATGAAGGAAGAAGCTAAGAAGAACGGTTGGCCTACTAAGGTAGAAGTTGGTCTTATCGGTTCTTGCACGAATTCCTCTTACGAAGACATTGCAAGAGCTGCTTCCTTGGCTAATCAAGCCGCTGAGAAGTCTTTAAAACCGAAGGCTGAATTTACGATTACTCCTGGTTCGGAGCTTGTCCGTTTCACAATTGAGAGAGACGGGTATATTAAGGTTTTTGAAAAGATCGGCGCGAAGGTTTTTGCGAACGCTTGTGGACCTTGCATTGGTATGTGGTCTCGTGTCGGCGCGGATAAGAAAGAGAAAAATACGATTGTACATTCCTTCAATCGTAACTTCCAATCTAGGAACGATGGAAATCCGAATACATTCGCCTTCGTGGCTTCTCCTGAGTTAGTGACTGCTCTTGCAATCGCAGGAGATCTCACTTTCGATCCAAACAATGATACACTTGTAAACGAGAAAGGGGAGAAGGTTAAACTGGATCCACCGAATGGTGACGAATTGCCTAAGAAAGGATTCGATGTAAAGGACCCTGGATATCAGGCTCCTGCAGCGGACGGGTCCGGGATCCAAGTTATTGTGAGCCCTACCTCGAATCGTTTGCAGCTTCTTTCTCCTTTCATTAAGTGGGAAGGAACGGATCTATCCGGTCTCAACCTTCTTATCAAAGTAAAAGGAAAATGTACTACGGACCATATTTCCATGGCAGGTCCTTGGTTGAAATTCCGCGGACATTTGGATAATATCTCTAATAACCTTCTTATCGGTGCTACCAATATCTTTAACGAAAAGATCAATAGCGTAAAGAACCAGTTGGATGGTTCCTACGATGAAGTTCCGAAAGTCCAACGCCAATATAAGGCAAAAGGCATCGGGTCCATCGTGGTTGGAGATGAGAACTACGGAGAAGGATCTTCTAGAGAGCATGCTGCGATGGAGCCGAGATTCCTCGGTGTTCGCGCCGTTCTCGTAAAATCTTTTGCCCGTATCCATGAAACCAATCTAAAGAAACAAGGTATGCTCGCTCTTACCTTCGCAGATAAGGCGGACTACGATAAGATCCAGGAGGATGACAAGATCGACATTCTCGGGTTGACTGGTTTCAAGGAAGGAACTCCTCTTACTTTGGCTTTGCATCATAAAGACGGAAGCAAAGATGAATTCAAGGTGAATCACACGTACAATGCGCAACAGATCGAATGGTTTAAGGCAGGTAGTGCTTTGAATCTGATCGGCGGAAAAAAGTGA
- a CDS encoding OmpA family protein → MTKKQNYYVTIKGKKFDRGLVELADEATAGKRDGRISINDAKRLLSAVKDNNTYTDIEKKTMEYIRENYKFTEKADEWFRTEIRKWAAEKSAHSRGDQEEYTSHDEAIGLVVPHSSDLHSKGYSGYIPTPSAGQPKKQSRIPVLILSLIILFGFGIGVYYAFRKKPSSQISAPEVAESKKKASKAEQKVVEKKDSEGVPSTEKKGIFDFLSEKKEPAKLEGKDAELASKIQSSPIFFDKNDIKIPHSHRRVLDSLSFLLKKHSDIKAVLVGHASLEGSEEANQKVSRLRAEMVRDYLLGNGIETSRLVLEAKGSEQLGKSGSSEAAKEKSRRVDIQIVR, encoded by the coding sequence ATGACTAAAAAGCAAAATTATTACGTCACTATCAAAGGTAAGAAGTTTGACCGGGGCTTAGTTGAGCTTGCGGATGAAGCTACTGCTGGTAAAAGGGACGGGCGAATTTCCATCAATGACGCAAAAAGGCTCCTAAGTGCGGTTAAGGATAATAATACTTATACTGACATCGAAAAAAAGACGATGGAGTATATTCGAGAAAACTACAAGTTTACTGAAAAAGCAGATGAATGGTTTCGAACTGAAATTCGAAAATGGGCAGCTGAGAAATCGGCGCATTCTAGAGGCGATCAGGAAGAATATACTTCTCACGACGAGGCAATTGGATTAGTGGTCCCACATTCTTCAGATTTACATTCGAAAGGTTATTCCGGTTACATTCCAACTCCTTCTGCTGGCCAACCGAAGAAGCAAAGCCGCATTCCGGTACTCATTCTATCTCTAATTATCTTATTTGGGTTTGGAATTGGGGTCTATTATGCTTTTAGAAAGAAGCCAAGCTCTCAAATTTCTGCTCCGGAAGTAGCAGAATCTAAGAAGAAAGCCTCTAAGGCAGAACAAAAGGTTGTCGAGAAGAAGGATTCTGAAGGAGTTCCTTCCACTGAAAAGAAAGGGATCTTCGATTTTCTTTCTGAAAAGAAGGAACCGGCCAAGTTAGAGGGAAAAGATGCTGAGCTTGCGTCTAAAATCCAGTCTTCACCGATCTTCTTCGATAAAAATGATATTAAGATTCCTCACTCACACAGAAGGGTATTGGATTCTTTAAGTTTTCTTTTGAAAAAACATTCTGATATCAAAGCCGTTCTGGTCGGCCACGCTTCTTTGGAAGGGTCTGAAGAAGCAAATCAGAAAGTTTCCCGATTAAGAGCGGAAATGGTTAGAGATTACCTTCTGGGAAATGGGATAGAAACTTCTCGATTAGTACTGGAAGCGAAGGGCTCAGAGCAACTTGGTAAGAGCGGAAGCTCAGAGGCCGCGAAAGAGAAAAGCAGAAGAGTTGATATTCAGATTGTGAGATAG
- the epmA gene encoding EF-P lysine aminoacylase EpmA, which translates to MNLTNLEILSQRSQFLQAIRTFFTEKQFLEIDTPALKKIPGMEPYLDPFLVNSPSENEKGYLITSPEYSLKQALSLGLERVYEIAHTFRSGERGSSFHTAEFLMLEFYEAGSNLGQAMDLVEDLIRSVARKLSLPMQSGPFLRRSVKELLQDFVHIDWDRQTLESKIKELALTNLPLEQMEYEDCFFLIFLNLIEPKFPAEFQFIYDYPPEMAALSRIEGGVAKRFELYFGNIELANAFFELLDPREQRARFEKEQKTREKLGKEVFPIHEEFLQALEKGLPECSGVSIGLDRLLMVLLGCTSLKEVSPYWREI; encoded by the coding sequence ATGAATTTAACTAATCTGGAAATCTTATCTCAGCGATCTCAGTTTTTGCAAGCGATTCGAACTTTTTTTACAGAAAAGCAGTTCCTGGAAATTGATACGCCAGCCCTTAAGAAAATCCCTGGAATGGAACCGTATCTCGATCCTTTCCTAGTTAATTCTCCTTCAGAAAATGAGAAAGGTTATCTAATTACCTCTCCTGAATATTCCTTAAAACAGGCATTATCTTTGGGTTTAGAAAGGGTGTATGAAATAGCGCATACCTTTAGATCGGGAGAAAGAGGGAGCTCCTTCCATACCGCTGAGTTCCTTATGCTAGAATTCTATGAGGCTGGTTCAAATTTAGGCCAAGCTATGGATCTTGTTGAGGATTTGATTCGCAGCGTAGCACGAAAATTAAGTCTCCCGATGCAGAGTGGGCCTTTTTTGCGGAGATCTGTGAAGGAACTCCTTCAAGATTTCGTGCATATCGATTGGGATAGACAGACTTTAGAATCTAAAATCAAGGAATTGGCTCTGACTAACTTGCCATTGGAGCAAATGGAGTACGAGGATTGCTTCTTTCTAATATTTCTAAATCTAATTGAACCCAAATTTCCTGCGGAATTTCAATTCATCTATGATTACCCCCCTGAGATGGCAGCCCTCTCCAGAATTGAAGGCGGGGTAGCGAAAAGATTCGAACTTTATTTTGGAAATATTGAACTGGCGAATGCTTTCTTCGAGTTGCTAGACCCAAGGGAGCAAAGAGCTCGCTTCGAAAAGGAACAGAAGACTAGGGAAAAACTGGGGAAGGAAGTTTTTCCCATCCATGAGGAGTTCCTACAAGCCCTTGAAAAAGGACTGCCCGAATGTTCTGGAGTCTCAATTGGGTTAGACCGTCTTCTGATGGTTTTACTCGGGTGTACTTCTCTTAAGGAAGTTAGCCCATATTGGCGTGAGATCTGA
- a CDS encoding DUF4279 domain-containing protein, which produces MKTDSPSFPRSWALIAISNPGLDVQNLTRELGIRPDLSVHKGVPSISGAPITSPLWQIHSKKDANLPLEDHIWELLERIAPRRKEFQSICAKYNVILYCSVEYNNGSMDESVLSPKTLLLIGNLGLKLAFHAWKLPERGRRSEDK; this is translated from the coding sequence ATGAAAACGGACAGTCCGTCATTTCCAAGAAGCTGGGCACTCATTGCAATTTCCAATCCGGGGCTTGATGTTCAAAACCTGACTCGCGAATTAGGTATACGTCCCGACTTATCAGTCCATAAAGGAGTTCCTTCCATTTCTGGTGCGCCAATCACTTCTCCTCTTTGGCAAATACATTCGAAGAAAGATGCAAACCTTCCTTTAGAAGATCATATCTGGGAACTTCTTGAAAGAATTGCTCCTCGCCGAAAGGAATTTCAAAGCATTTGTGCGAAATATAATGTAATCCTATATTGTTCAGTAGAATATAATAATGGAAGCATGGATGAATCCGTGCTAAGCCCTAAGACATTGCTGCTAATTGGAAATCTTGGGCTGAAGCTTGCGTTTCATGCCTGGAAATTACCAGAGCGGGGGCGTCGATCAGAGGATAAGTAG
- a CDS encoding response regulator transcription factor: MKNILVIEDDPDIGNLIRKSLDSAHYRTTIQTSGEEGLKYYKANHPDLLILDLSLPDIDGMDVCRTVRRNDENTPIFIVTARNEEIDRIMGLELGADDYITKPFSVRELKTRVDVFFRRWDKKAGIKPNIGSGGEIIRGSLKIDPVRRRVTLKDQVINISRKEFDILQLMATSPGKVFSREMILEAVWGMEWDGFERMIDSHIKRIRSKLEKNSAQPEWIETIWGIGYRFTDNYDNIVILD; the protein is encoded by the coding sequence ATGAAGAACATTTTGGTAATTGAAGACGATCCGGACATCGGTAATTTAATCCGTAAGTCCTTGGATTCTGCTCATTACCGAACTACTATTCAGACCTCCGGAGAAGAAGGGCTTAAATATTATAAAGCAAATCATCCTGATTTGTTAATCCTTGACCTTTCCCTTCCAGACATAGATGGAATGGACGTATGCCGAACTGTTCGTCGAAATGATGAAAACACGCCTATTTTTATTGTTACTGCAAGAAACGAAGAGATCGATCGAATCATGGGCCTTGAACTGGGCGCAGATGATTATATAACAAAGCCATTTTCCGTTAGAGAATTAAAAACCAGGGTCGATGTCTTCTTTCGTCGATGGGATAAAAAAGCTGGAATTAAGCCAAATATCGGAAGTGGCGGAGAAATTATAAGAGGCTCTCTAAAAATCGATCCTGTTCGCCGCAGAGTGACTTTAAAAGACCAAGTAATCAATATCTCGCGTAAAGAATTTGACATCCTGCAACTAATGGCAACTTCACCTGGAAAAGTTTTTTCTAGAGAAATGATCCTCGAAGCAGTTTGGGGGATGGAGTGGGATGGTTTTGAGAGAATGATCGACTCTCATATCAAGAGAATTCGATCCAAGCTCGAGAAGAATTCGGCTCAACCTGAATGGATTGAAACGATTTGGGGGATCGGTTATAGATTCACCGATAATTATGATAATATTGTAATTCTAGATTAG
- a CDS encoding DUF1564 family protein: MKNKSSFYKSISRNISIRNRSSRLRPVSTLLIPPHLEKFVRCHGVTRLLREMLKVQRSILITAKRMNNYSANVRYQRVREQNIEGRYIKFNFRPAQNDWALLRNLAIGHGVSMCFLFVFLVEEYKQKQFSKDNKVIWKIKTKISLNVKAGILLRELWVLEYTEVNIDQIGALYLRGPTDPKLAS; encoded by the coding sequence ATGAAAAACAAGTCGTCTTTCTATAAATCCATCTCAAGAAATATTTCGATTAGGAATCGTTCGTCAAGATTACGCCCTGTCTCCACTCTCTTAATTCCTCCTCATTTAGAAAAGTTCGTAAGATGTCATGGAGTAACTCGCTTATTAAGAGAAATGTTAAAAGTTCAGCGAAGCATTCTCATAACGGCAAAAAGAATGAATAACTATTCTGCAAACGTAAGATATCAGAGAGTTAGAGAACAAAATATAGAAGGAAGGTATATAAAGTTCAACTTTCGGCCGGCGCAAAATGATTGGGCTCTGCTTCGAAATTTAGCTATTGGCCACGGAGTTTCAATGTGCTTTTTATTTGTGTTTTTAGTAGAGGAATATAAGCAGAAGCAATTCTCAAAAGATAATAAAGTAATTTGGAAAATTAAAACCAAAATCTCCTTAAATGTAAAGGCCGGCATTCTTCTTCGAGAATTATGGGTATTAGAATATACGGAAGTAAACATAGATCAAATCGGTGCTTTATATTTGCGAGGACCTACAGATCCAAAATTGGCTTCGTAG
- a CDS encoding 4a-hydroxytetrahydrobiopterin dehydratase, with product MGSAPRLLSVEELRKELPQFWVIVNNMNEPKIQRIYNLKKYADCVSLVSDLGKLADEMDHHPEILLTYGSVKVEIFTHSLNGISNFDLEYAKSADRLFELNF from the coding sequence ATGGGTAGTGCTCCGCGATTACTTTCTGTTGAGGAGTTACGGAAGGAACTCCCGCAATTTTGGGTGATCGTTAACAATATGAACGAACCAAAAATCCAAAGAATCTACAATTTAAAGAAATACGCAGATTGCGTAAGCCTTGTAAGCGATCTCGGGAAACTTGCGGACGAGATGGATCATCACCCTGAAATACTTCTTACCTATGGATCTGTTAAAGTCGAAATATTCACTCATTCCTTAAACGGGATTTCTAATTTTGATTTAGAATATGCAAAGTCAGCGGATCGACTTTTTGAACTAAATTTTTAA
- a CDS encoding DUF883 family protein, with protein MSKADSLSEELQILKDKAKKITGKAREEYLEHVSDLKEKLKQVTGETSEKAKQIIDETGAYIKENPQKATLIGLGVGVGIGVIIGMLIGRRK; from the coding sequence ATGTCTAAAGCTGACAGTTTAAGCGAGGAACTCCAAATCTTAAAAGATAAGGCCAAGAAAATAACTGGAAAGGCCAGGGAGGAATACTTGGAACATGTATCAGATCTAAAAGAAAAATTAAAGCAAGTCACTGGGGAAACCAGCGAAAAAGCAAAGCAGATCATTGATGAAACAGGAGCTTATATAAAGGAAAATCCGCAAAAAGCAACCTTGATTGGCTTAGGTGTTGGCGTCGGAATCGGTGTCATCATCGGAATGTTAATCGGTCGCAGAAAATAA
- a CDS encoding LBF_4227 family protein codes for MASNKTSSEETSHQDSSNQQDGSSFINFELKEHLLAFINSIAEYFETLFLYAKKIAVEQIVNGVQAYLFLKVGLFFISLSVLFLLGAFFLFLQRYFGGDPLPALLGTGGLCFGISIISFILVARKFKG; via the coding sequence TTGGCCTCCAATAAAACCAGTTCGGAAGAAACTTCCCACCAGGATAGTAGTAATCAGCAGGATGGTTCCTCGTTCATTAATTTTGAGCTGAAGGAACACCTGCTCGCATTTATTAACTCTATCGCTGAATACTTTGAAACCTTATTCCTATACGCCAAAAAGATAGCAGTTGAGCAGATTGTTAACGGGGTCCAAGCCTATTTATTTTTAAAGGTAGGCTTGTTCTTCATTAGCCTTAGCGTATTATTCTTGCTAGGCGCCTTTTTCCTCTTTCTGCAGAGATACTTTGGCGGAGATCCTTTGCCAGCTCTGCTCGGGACCGGTGGGTTATGTTTTGGAATATCAATTATCTCATTTATATTAGTCGCACGGAAGTTCAAAGGCTGA